The Atribacter laminatus genome contains the following window.
ACCGACCAAGTGGGCGAAACGCTGAGTCGGTAAGCATCCAAGGAGAGTATTTTCCCAATTTTTCCCTGTGTAACCAATTCTTTAGCTTTCTTATATTCTCCCCAAAACCGGAGCGCATGACCAATCATAAGCTCAACACCATTCAGTTGACAGGCATTTTTCATTGCTACAGCATCTTCGACATTTAAAGCCATTGGCTTTTCACAGATGATGTGTTTCCCGGCTTGAGCAGATTGCAAAACATAATCCCGATGCAAAAAGGTTGGCAAACAAACATCTACAATATCAACTTCCTTCTCCTCCAATAAACGAGGCAACGAAGAATAGTGAGGTATTGAATATTTTTCTTGAAAATTTAGGGCTTTTTCGGGTACTATCTCAAAAAAAGCAACTATATTAGCCCCTGTGATTCTTTTCCAACCTTCCATATGGACCCCTGCAATAAATCCAGAACCTAACAATGCAATATTTTTCATTGAGATTGACCCCCAGAATTATCTATCTTTTCTATTTGATGAATGTATTTTTTATACTCACACCGAGGACGTGGTTCAAAAGAAAGAAAGACTTCGGCCACCTGATTATTTGAAATTATTCTTTCTTCTCGAGCTTTTAATAGTCCAGATATAATTTTTGCTTGGGTTTGATATTCTTCCATGGCTTTAAGGATATTCTTTTCCGCTTCTATAGGAGCCTTCAATGCCCGATTAGCTCGGATTTTGACGTCTACGCCCTCAACCATTGCATCTTCAGGAGAAAAATCACTCCATACCGCATATTGTAGAATCGAGCGAATGGGTTCAGTTTGGCCCCAGTCTGCCATTACTGGATCACCAATTTGAGGAGTGTCAAAAGATCCAACCATATAAGTAGCTGTATGATCAAGATGTTCTCTATATCCATTGGGGACTAAAACCCGGGTGATCTTTAACTGACGAAGTAGAGGCATAATTTTCTTAAATGTACCCTCCTCGCCTCCGGGAAGCTTAAAACCAATAAAGGGGAAAACGCTATAATCATCGTATTCAAGGCGGTGGATTTTCTCTTCCTTAATCCCCAAAATGTTATAAGCTCGAGCTGTTTCTCGGGAGCGAAGGGCAGTGATAATATATTTCTGTTCTATAACACTATACCCACCAGAACCATTACAAAATATAATAATATGGACGTCACCTCCAAAGAGGGGAATGCCCTGAATAAGCGATCCTGGCCCAAGAATCCCATCGTCATCATGGGGCGAAAACACTGCAACCCTTTCATCTTCCGGTTTCCAACCGGGGAAAATAATATTGATATCATTACCCTTTTGACCCGACCGAAGATTATAGAAAATGAAGTCTCCCTTACGCATAATGTCTGCCTCCTAAACGATTATTTTTTGAAGATAATCATAGGATTTTTTCACGCATTCATCAACATAAGTAACTGGATGGTCAAATGAACCACTGTATTCAATTTCAACACTTAATGGTACATCAATCTTTTTCTCTCTCAAGATACTAATAATCTTTTTAAAATCAACCTTCCCCTCACCTAAGGTTGGAAAGTTCCATACTTTATAACCACCTATTTTATCCTTTAGATGGATATGAAGAATCCAGGGAAGACAATGAATGATATCTTCCTCGGGTAAACTATCACCATAAAAAATACAGTTCCCAGTATCATAATTAATTCCAATAGCTGGATGATTAATAGTTTCCATGATTTTCTTTGCTGCTTGTCCATTTTTTAGAACATCACCATGGATCTCAAGCCCTACCTTAATTCCTTTATTAAGTGCGTACTTACCTAAATCTGGAATATATTGATAAAATACCGCTAAGTCGCTTTCTTTTTCAACCGATCCAGTATTGACAACCTTAACACCAAGCATTACTGCTAAATCAACTGCCTTTTTTAGATTCTCAAAGCCTTCGGGCTGAGATAAATCGGAATGACCGCTCAGGCTACTTATCTTTAAGTTGTATAGGTCACATTTTTCTTTTAATTTTCTTATATCTGCCTCGGAAAAACCTTGTAATGAAAAATGCTCAGTCCAGCCCCGAACACATGCCAACTCTAAATATTGAAAACCAGCCTGGCTTATGCCTTTTAAAGCATCGTCAAGGGAAAAATTATGGTAAGTATTGGTTGAAACGGCTAAAACCTGAAACATAACACAACCTCCTTCAGGTAAAAATTTAATTTTCTCAAAATCTTTTATTTTAACATCATAAAATAATGATTTCTCGGCGATATGGGTTAAATTCTCGAATCCCTTTTTCTGTAACTACGATTCCATCTTCATACCTCATTCCTACCTCACCATCAGCAAGCCATATATCAATATTAAACACCATGTTCGGTTGAATAACAAAGGGGCTATTTTCAGATAGCCAAAGACCTTCGACTTCGGAAACTCCCGTCCCATGCGCAGGTCCATAAAGAGTAAATTTTTCCCATCCATATTTTGCTAGATGATTATGATATTTTTTAAAAACATCAGTAGAAAGAACACCTGGCCGCATTATTTCCAGAGCATCTTCCATCGATTGGAGGGCAACCAACATCATTTTTTTTACTTTTGGGTCGGGCTCTCCAATGGAAAAAACCCGACACATGTTTCCACAATATCCCTGATATCGAGCACCAAAAGTAATTTGCACTAATTCGTTTGCCTGAATAAGTTTATCGGTTGACCTACATAAACTTCGAGAAGTGTTTTTTCCCGAACAAACCCATATAGGATAAGATGTTCCTTCCGCCCCCAAATCAAGCATTACTTTCCGACCTTCATTTTCTAAAAAACGTTCACTCACGCCTATTTGTGCAACTTCTAAAGCACGTTTTACTGACTCCTCAGTAATACGATAGGCTTCAGCAATAACCTCAATTTCTTCTTTCGACTTAATTTGACGAACTCGAAGCAGCATTTCATCACCAGACACGACCTCAGCATTAGGAAGATTTTTTACCAAATCTTGAAATATAAGGTATGGAAAAGTATTCCATTGACTAATGGCTATTTTTTTTGGATGAATCCTTCCTATAACCTGGGGAATTATAGCCGAAAAATCTAAAATTTCAGTATCAGGAACCCATTCAGGTGCTGAAGTTTCAACAAACAAACCATGAATAAGAATTTTTTTAATCCGGGAAAATTCTTTAGCCATCTCATACGATTCCGGTCCACCGGTGAGTAAAACTGCTTCACCTTCTCTGGGTACCATAACACCAGCAAAATCAAAAAAAGGCTGAAATCCTGCTAAATACAAAGATATCGAGGCTTCACTTTCACTTGAATAACCCACCCATAAGTCAACATTTTCTTTTTTCATTTCTTCTTGTAACCGTTTTACTCGATGTTGAAAGTCTTGATCGCTAATTTTTCGGTTTTTCATAGCAAACCTCCTCAATTTTTATCCTATAAAAAGTTGCTGTGGATTCTTTTTTACTATGTCCCAAACTATTTTTTCTTCAACTCCAACATCTATGAGCATTGGAACAATATTGGAAAGAATATGATCATAACCCCATCCTCCATAAGCGTGAAGCATTGCTTTCAAACAGATATCATTGGTTATAAGAAGCCGATTTTGATAACCAAGATCGACCAACCTACGGATAACCTGGACTCGGTCTCGATCGGTAGCAAAATTTCCTCCAGCAAAATTCCTTTTTTCAACAGGAATCCAAAATTCTTTCCCAAAATTATCAAACTCGATAAATGCACCTCTTTTCATTATTGTAATCATATAATTGGGATTCATATCTACATCTGAGTGGCAGATAACCACCTGGGAAAGATTTGCACCTTCACTTTCTAAAATATTCAATACTTCTATTCCATTTTCCGACCAAGGATAGATATGTATAAAAATTGGAACCCTGCTTTGGGATTGAGCTTTCCCCACTGCTTGAAGAACCTTTTTTTCATTCAGATGGATCTGCCGACTGGTTCCAATTTCGCCAATGACGCCAGAACGAACTTGAGTCTGATCCATTCCAATCAACAAGTCATTCATGATTAATTCAGTTATATCTTCAACCGATTTCTTCTCAATATCAGCCGGGTGAGTATCATGAGTGTAAAAACCACATCCCGCTATAATATTTACCCCTGTTTCATCCATAAGTTTTTGCAATTGTTTTGGCTCACGATCAATCCCAATTGGAGTGACATCAATAATAGTTTGGCCTCCACATTCTTTAAAGGCCATTAATTCATCGCGAGCAATATCGTATTCAGAGAGAATTAAATTATCTTTTACCACATAGGGATCTCGACGAAGATATCCCAAGTTACTCATAGCAATCTTCTGATAAGCTAACCTTTTCTCAAATGGGGTTATGGGTTCGGTAAATTGATTACTAATATCGATAAATATTTGTTCATGCGGTAGGATGACACCTAATTCTTCAATTTTTTTCTCACCACAAACTGTCATTACCTTCAACTTCCCCTACCTCCCCTTTTTTAAAACATTATATTTTTAATAATTTAAATGTATCAAACCGATAGTATGGTAGACGATCGAATAGTTAATGTTGGCTCAATAGATAAATTACCCGCTTTAATGTTATCTAATCGAATGGCTTCTAATAACAGTTCTGAAGCAGTTTCAACCATTTTCTTCTTATTTGGGTCAATAGTGGTTAGTGGAATGGGAAGCAAAGAGCTTATGTTAATATTATCGAATCCCACTATTGAAATATCGCGTGGAATCGTTAAACCCACATCTATTACTGCCTTCATTACGCTTATGGCTAAAATATCGCAGAATACAATGACAGCTGTTACTTTTCCCGATTGGTAAAAAAACTTTTTTGTTTTTTGATAAACATCATCTAGATCAAAGCTGGCATGAATCAGTAAAGATTCATCGTAATCTATACCAAATTCTCTTAAGGCTTTTTGGTAACCTAAAAAGCGATCATGGGCACTGGAAATGTGATGAAAAACATTAATAAAAAGAATTTTATGATGCCCTAGTTCAAGGAGATGTTGGGTTGCTAAATATCCTCCCCGTTCATCGTTTGAGGTAACGCTCGGTGCTATTGGCTCATCAAAATGTCTCCCTAATAAAACTATTGGAACTCGGTTTTTTAAAATTTCCTGAAGATTTTCTCCATTTCTTCCAACTGGTGTTAAAAGTATCCCATCTACTCTTTTGTTGATTAAAGTTTCGATAGAATGCTTTTCTTGGTCAAAATTTTCCTGAGTATTACAAAGAATAAGATTATATCCACGAGAACGGAAAAAAACTTCAGCATCTTTCACCATTTCTCCAAAAAAAGGATCAGAAATGTCGCTCATTACCATTCCAATAGTACGTGTTGATCTTTGAACCAAAGCACGAGCAATTGCATTAGGAGTATAGTTCAGTAACTGAGCGGTTTTGATAATGTTTTTTTTGGTTTCGGGACTCACATCGGGTTTATTGTTCAATGCTCGTGAAACGGTATTTACCGAAACACCAACTAACCGCGCTATTTCCCGAATTGTTGGAGGGTTACTCTTTTTCACCTTAACCACCATGAACGTTAACGGTATCGTTCACAATGAATATAACATATTGTGACTTTCACATCAAACTAAGTTTTTAGAAAAGAAGTATTTATGATATGCTAACCAATCCAGTTTTTTTAGAAATAACGTATTCTTTTTTTGTTATTAAGGAAAAACTCGGTTCACCTCGTTGGCAAAGTACTATTAAGGTTTGCTTATCTAAATTATAAAAAGTACGTTTTGATTATTCAGTCTTAAAAAACATTAAATTTTTGGAATAAATAATCGCTATGAGGTTTAAAATAAGTGTTAATTCGCTTAAGAAAGGAAGGAAACTTAAATGAAAAAATATATCGTATTCTTAATGACAACCTTTCTTCTTTTTTCCTTTTCAGTTATGGGAATAACACAAACCAACGAAATTATTGAAAGAGCTCAAGTAGTGACACTAAAAGGAAAACCAATTACTTTAATAGGACCCGAACTTACGGTTGGTGATTTCGCTCCAGATTTTCAAGTCGTTGCTCAGGCTTCTTTAGTCGATGAAGAAATGAAAATTATGAGTTTAAATGATTTCGCTGGAAAAATTAAGGTTATTTCAGTCACACCCTCTCTGGATACTCCTGTTTGTGATCTTCAAATTCATAATTTTAATGAGGAAGCTTCCACCTTCCCAGACGATGTGGCCGTAATCAACATCAGCATGGATCTTCCCTTTGCTATTCATCGGTTTTGCGCTACCTCAGGAATTGATAAAGTGATAGCTCTTTCTGATTATCGTTTTGCATCCTTTGGGACCAATTGGGGAGTATTAATTAAAGAGTTGCGCTTATTAACTCGAGCCCTTTTTATTGTTGATAAGGAAAATGTCATTCAATACATAGAAATCGTTCCTGATACCACTCAAGCACCTGATTATGAGCGCGCCTTAAATGCTTTAAAGCAATTAATCCATAATGAATAATATAGTTCTAACCTGTAAATACCTTCAAATGAATTCTTTAATCGGTCATCCTGAGCCCTCGCTTTTTGAGGGTTTGAGGATCTCATCCTTTCAGTATTTTTAAAATATTTCTAAATGAGATTGCCACGTCGCCTAGGACGCTCCTCGCAATCAGGCTGTGTCACAATACACCAAGAAGAGTTTGAAAGTGGAGGATACATTCTATTTATCTTCAGTTTTTTGGTTATCTATTCCCAATATTCCTGTAAAATATTAACATAAGTGGTGGTAAAAAATTTATAGAATAATTATGACACAGCCTGAATGACCGAGCAGGAAAAAATTCAAATCCCCCTAACCCCCTTTGCTAAAGGGGGAAACGATTCCTGGGTAAGTATTTTCATCATCATCTGGTGCTGCGAAAGCAGCATGACGGTCTATCCTGAAAATACCATCTTATAAATTCCCCCATTGAGGGGGGATAAAGGGGGGTGTGCCTTTAATCGGTCATCCTGAGCCCTCGCTTTTTGAGGGCGTGAGGATCTCATCTTTTAATTTTTTTCTTCATAAATACTTTAAATGATGAGATTCTTACGTCGTCCGGCAAAAACACCGGACTCCTCAGAATGACTAAGTGGATGGTAGAGATTGCCACGTCGCCTAGGACGCTCCTCGCAATGACGGATTTAGATAGGTATTTTCATCCTCATCTGGTGCTGCAAAGCAGCATGACGGTCTATCTTGAAAATACTTGAATGTTTTTTAAAGTAACTCTTTTATAGCAACTAATCAGGATCTCATTCTGGGCTTTCACCCTCATCCTCACCTTCTCCCATCAAGGGAGAAGGAACTTTGAGTCGTCATTGCGAGGAGCGAAGCGACGTGGCAATCTCTCATGCTCAATCTTTATTATTTTCTCTCTTTATATAAAGGGAAATTAAGAGGGATTCAATTAGTTACTAAAAAACTCAAATCCCCCTAACCCCCCCCCCTTTTTTTGCTAAAGGGGGAAACGATTCCTGGGTAAGTATTTTCATCATCATCTGGTGCCACAATGTGGCATGAGGAAAGGGTCTATTTTGAAAATATATTGAGTAATGTAGGAATATAATAATCTATTTCCTTCCCCCCTCAAGGGAGAAGGAAACTAAAACCGTCACTGCTGGTAAGGCAATAATGCGGATATCTTTTGAGCTCAATTTTTTCTCCTTTGATGATAGGGAGTGACCAAGGAGTTTCTCTAAAACAAAAACCCCACCGTTGTTATAACGGTGGGATTTTTTTGAAATTACTTTTTTCGATTGCTTACTGAGTTATCAATTCAACAAATCAACCGAACACGCCTTCCAGGGAGTAAGAACAGTATCAATCACATAGATGTTTCCATTGGTGGCTTCAATCATGTTCTTGTCGGCGACGATTCCCTTGACTTCACACGACCCCGGAGCACCGTTCATGATGTTCACGGTTCCTTCTCCTCCCACTCGGAGATACAGAGGATAGTTATCAAACAGAGTCCGCAAGGTTAAGGTGTTCACTAAGTCTCGGGCATTGACTCGGAAAGGAACCACATGGTAGGAAAGAATCTGAACCAAGAGGTCTTGATTTTCCGGTTTCAGGAGTCCATCGACAAAACCAGCCGGTAAGGCAGCAAAGGCAGCATCATTGGGAGCAAACACCGTGATGTTTTGGGTATTGGCTAAGATATCGGCCAGACCTGCTGCTTGGGCAGCTGCTAAGAGAGTGGTAAAGATACCCGCCCCTTGGGCAGTATCAACGATATTCTTATCACTGGTGACGGTGACGATATCAGCACTGGATGCCACTCCACTCATGAAAGCGATCAAAAGAACTACACTTACGAGAAGAAACGTTTTTCTACTCAGAATCATCGAGGTTAATCCGTTCATGGTCTTTCACTCCTTTAGTTTTCATTCAGTATCATTAGTAAATTACTAAACTTACTCATATTATATTCTCTTCTTTTTCTTTGTCAAGAGGTGAAAGAGTAAATTTTAAAAAATATTTTTAAAATCAGGGTTTGGATTTGACTGTTCAACTTTCATACCCTTGACAATCATACTTTGAAAGTTTTAGTATTCGTTTTTAAACATAAACTAAGTTCTGCAGAAAAAAGAGAACATATTTATAAAAAATGAAATAACAATACAATATATAAAACGAAGTTATTATATAAAATTAGCTTCATAAGAGTTCAATCAGCATTTTTTAGTTCAAAAGAAAGTGCATAAAAATTCCAATCTGGTTTTTTAAATTTCCACAGATAATCCTTACAATCACTTAGAAAAACCGATTTATTTAAAACCGGAGAGGATAAAACTTTTTAAAGGATTTATAATTGTTCATTATTAAGAAATCGGTTGAGGAGGATAATTCCTTTGTCAAAAAAGGGAAGAAAAATAATTATTTTATTATTTATTTTAGGAGTCGTCTTTGTAGCAATTTGGTTTTTGTTTCTAAAAAATAATGTTCCTTCAAGTCAAAAAGAAAACGCCGTTACTTATAAAACCATTCCAGTAGAAAAAGGTACGATCAGCAATTCAATTTCTGTGGTTGGAACGGTTGAATCCCTTACTCGTGCAGAAGTAAAGTCAGAAATTGGTGAAAAAGTTACTCAAATTTTTGTCAAATCAGGTGATTTAGTCACTAAAAACAAACCTCTTTTCCAACTAGATACTCGCGAACTGGAAATTAGTCGTCAAAAAATAGAATCTCAACTGTTATCCGCTCAAGCAGAACTCGATAAGCTTCTTCAACAACCAAGTGAGGTTGACCTTCAACAAGCCGAAGCCAATTATCAGGAGGCTTTGATAGCATTAGAAAATGCCCAACGAACTCTTGAGCGGCATCGGGAATTATTTATATCTGGTGGGTTATCACAAGAACAATTAGAACAAAGCGAGGATCAGGTCATCCTAAAGAAACAAGCAGTTAATGTTTCTAAAGCAAAATTAGATGATCTTAAAGAACAACCCAAAAAAGAAGACGTCGAAATCAGGCGTGCCCATATTACTGAGATCAAAGCGAGCTTAGAATCAATAAAAAACCAGTTAGAAACATCCCTAGTAAAATCACCAATTGCTGGAACTGTGATTGACATGAATGTCAAAGTAGGAGATATTATTCAAACTGGAAGTACAACAACTACTAATATAACTGCAACTATTGATGATATGAGCACTATGAAAGTAGTCGTCCCGATCAATGAAATTGATGTTCCCCGTATTAAAGAAGGCATGAAGGCCAGAGTTATTCTTGATGCTCTTCCTGACAATCCCTTTGATGGAGAAGTTGATTCTATCTCTTTTCTGGGAAAAATAACAGAAAATGTAGTTACTTACGACGCTACTGTTCTTATCCCAAATCCCGATCGCATTATTCGTCCAGAAATGACTGCTGATGTAGAAATAACCACTCAATATAAAGAGAATGCCACCATTATTCCTCTCGATGCTCTTATTGAAAAAGAGGGAAAGGGTTTTGTACTTATTGCTAACCAGGAAGGTGAACCAATTGAAAGGGAAGTAAAGCTTGGAATTCGTAATGATAGCCAAGTTGAAATCATTGAGGGCATTGAGGCAGGAGAGCAGATTGCTCTTCCTTTATTGGCAAACCGACGCACTCCCCCCGTTTCTATGGGTGGTCCTTTTGGTGGCGGAGGAAGGTAGCCTCATGAATGCTTATGAAAGTTTGAGAACGTCAATCTCCAGTCTGGTATCCAATAAACTTCGTTCCTTTCTTACCATGCTCGGTATTATTATCGGTGTATCCGCTGTTGTTTCTATGATTTCACTGGGCACTGGGGTTAGAACCTCTATAGTAGATCAGATTGGAAGTTTAGGTTCAAATCTCTTAACTGTGGTTGGAGGAACTACACGGCAACGGCCAGGCGCACCAATCATGATGAGAGGAATGTCGAATATTTTAAAAATTGAACATTTTAGAGATATTCAAGCCACCTCTATTCCAGGTGTTCAATCCATTATCGCTGAATCTACTCTACGAAAGACAGTTGTCTATGGAAGAAATAATACATCGGTATCAATCGTTGGAACAACTGCCAATTATCCAACAGTTCGTAATTTCAGCCCTTCTTTGGGTCGCTTTTTTAGCAATTATGACTATATTAATTTAAATAATTATGCGGTAATTGGTGACACTGTTGCAATCGACCTTTTTGGAGATATTAATAAAGCAATTGGCAATAGAATCAGGATCGGTCGAGTGAGTTTTGAAGTAATTGGTGTTATGGAAAAGAAATCAATGGGCCCTCAAGATTTAGGAAATCAAATCTTTGTTCCTCTCACAACCCTTCAAAAAAGATTAACTGGCTCAAGATATATACAAAGCATCACCATACAATCCGACTCTTCCGAGGATATGGATACTATTTCTCAATCAGTGGAAAAGTTTTTTCTTCGAAAATTAGGTGATATTGATCGATTTACCATTATGAATCAGCAAGATATTCTTGATACTATTAATCAGGTCACTGGAACCATAACCCTTTTTCTAGGAGCCATAACTGGCATCTCCTTGCTCGTAGGAGGTATCGGTATCATGAATATTATGTTGGTTTCGGTTACAGAAAGAACCCGAGAAATTGGCCTTCGAAAAGCAATCGGTGCTCGTCCAAGTGATATTCTTTTTCAATTCATGGTTGAATCATCAGTGCTGAGTTGTTTGGGAGGAGTTCTTGGGATTATTTTTGGAGCAATCGGCGCTCGTTTAATAGGGAATTTTACCCAATGGGTTACTAAAGTCAGCTTGGGCTCTATCGTTATATCTTTTGGGGTCTCGCTGGCTGTCGGTTTATTCTTTGGTATACTCCCCGCCCGACGAGCCAGTAAGCTCGATCCAATCACGGCTTTAAGGTATGAATAAAAGCCTTATATTCTTTTAATTTCCAACAACATAATAGGAATTTTATAGAACTAAGCTTACTCACCGGTTATACTTTCTTCATCACCCCTTCCCTCAATCACATCAACAATCCTTTGAACTAGCAAGGGTGCAACCCTTTCAGCAAAATCATAATTGGGATGAGAATCATCGCTGGAAGCAGCATATTGATCTTTTAAGTAAATTCCCCCCTCGGTTTCCAACTCGAAAAAATCCCAGACAAAAATATTGTCTCCGGACTGATCCCACTCCTCTTTAACCCACTTAAAAAATTTTTGTGCTCTTTGGGCATTCTCCTTAGAAGTAGCGCCTCTTACTTGAGCCGCTCCTGTCCAAACTAGAAAAAGTGTTTCAGGAAATTCATGCATTTTCCCCTTAAGAGCCGAATATTGAAGTTGATAATTTTTAATGGATTTAACATCGGAGCTCACGTCTGATCCTCCACTATTTTCCTCAATATCACTTACCGGGAAACAATGTTTCCAAATAATCATTTGATAATTCTGGGTAAGTATTTCTAGAGTCGGTTCATCCATAAACGGCTCTTCTCCAGCATTTTCAACCCAGATATTCCAATAATCATAGGGATAGTTACTCCATCCATATGGATAATCCTTGGGAAATTCCTGGGCTTCGATATAATATGAGGTACCGTTAGTGTTGTTATGTTGATCAATTAAATCGGGAACACCGCCTTCCCAAATAACTTGACCGGTACTATGGTGTAGAAAAAGGATATTTATTTCTTGGGCAAAAGCTGAAGAGTTAAACAAACCTCTATGGTTTGGATAAGCTTGAGAAAACAGAATGAACATCACTAAACCAAAAACTAGTAATTTAAGAAATAAATCTTTAAATCTCATTTTCATTCCCCTCCCGTTTTTTACCTTCATTTGGCAATATTTGTACAAATATTGCCAAATCATGACTTTTGATAAAATTGGTTTAATAATACTGTTGATGGTAATCTCTCTAAAAATATTTTACTCCAAATAAATAAATACAACCCCTTTATTGAGTATAATTTTTAAATTTTTTTTGAATAAATTTATAAAAAATGAGTTTAAGATATAATAGAGTGAAGCTCCTAATTTTATAAATGGAAGGATGAAGCTAAAAACCACGGTTATTATTCATCTTCAGGAAGAATCATAAGACTTCACTAAAAGAGGCTGTTTTTTTCATTGTCTTTAGAAGCGAAAATTGAACGGGATGCTCGTCGTGATTTTTTTTCTGAAAATGTTGGTTTCATATACTTTATAGTACGTACCTATTAGCTTATTGTATCCTTTATTGTTCAA
Protein-coding sequences here:
- a CDS encoding PIG-L family deacetylase, whose product is MRKGDFIFYNLRSGQKGNDINIIFPGWKPEDERVAVFSPHDDDGILGPGSLIQGIPLFGGDVHIIIFCNGSGGYSVIEQKYIITALRSRETARAYNILGIKEEKIHRLEYDDYSVFPFIGFKLPGGEEGTFKKIMPLLRQLKITRVLVPNGYREHLDHTATYMVGSFDTPQIGDPVMADWGQTEPIRSILQYAVWSDFSPEDAMVEGVDVKIRANRALKAPIEAEKNILKAMEEYQTQAKIISGLLKAREERIISNNQVAEVFLSFEPRPRCEYKKYIHQIEKIDNSGGQSQ
- a CDS encoding sugar phosphate isomerase/epimerase family protein, whose protein sequence is MFQVLAVSTNTYHNFSLDDALKGISQAGFQYLELACVRGWTEHFSLQGFSEADIRKLKEKCDLYNLKISSLSGHSDLSQPEGFENLKKAVDLAVMLGVKVVNTGSVEKESDLAVFYQYIPDLGKYALNKGIKVGLEIHGDVLKNGQAAKKIMETINHPAIGINYDTGNCIFYGDSLPEEDIIHCLPWILHIHLKDKIGGYKVWNFPTLGEGKVDFKKIISILREKKIDVPLSVEIEYSGSFDHPVTYVDECVKKSYDYLQKIIV
- a CDS encoding M24 family metallopeptidase, which produces MKNRKISDQDFQHRVKRLQEEMKKENVDLWVGYSSESEASISLYLAGFQPFFDFAGVMVPREGEAVLLTGGPESYEMAKEFSRIKKILIHGLFVETSAPEWVPDTEILDFSAIIPQVIGRIHPKKIAISQWNTFPYLIFQDLVKNLPNAEVVSGDEMLLRVRQIKSKEEIEVIAEAYRITEESVKRALEVAQIGVSERFLENEGRKVMLDLGAEGTSYPIWVCSGKNTSRSLCRSTDKLIQANELVQITFGARYQGYCGNMCRVFSIGEPDPKVKKMMLVALQSMEDALEIMRPGVLSTDVFKKYHNHLAKYGWEKFTLYGPAHGTGVSEVEGLWLSENSPFVIQPNMVFNIDIWLADGEVGMRYEDGIVVTEKGIREFNPYRREIIIL
- a CDS encoding phosphotriesterase family protein, coding for MTVCGEKKIEELGVILPHEQIFIDISNQFTEPITPFEKRLAYQKIAMSNLGYLRRDPYVVKDNLILSEYDIARDELMAFKECGGQTIIDVTPIGIDREPKQLQKLMDETGVNIIAGCGFYTHDTHPADIEKKSVEDITELIMNDLLIGMDQTQVRSGVIGEIGTSRQIHLNEKKVLQAVGKAQSQSRVPIFIHIYPWSENGIEVLNILESEGANLSQVVICHSDVDMNPNYMITIMKRGAFIEFDNFGKEFWIPVEKRNFAGGNFATDRDRVQVIRRLVDLGYQNRLLITNDICLKAMLHAYGGWGYDHILSNIVPMLIDVGVEEKIVWDIVKKNPQQLFIG
- a CDS encoding LacI family DNA-binding transcriptional regulator, with product MKKSNPPTIREIARLVGVSVNTVSRALNNKPDVSPETKKNIIKTAQLLNYTPNAIARALVQRSTRTIGMVMSDISDPFFGEMVKDAEVFFRSRGYNLILCNTQENFDQEKHSIETLINKRVDGILLTPVGRNGENLQEILKNRVPIVLLGRHFDEPIAPSVTSNDERGGYLATQHLLELGHHKILFINVFHHISSAHDRFLGYQKALREFGIDYDESLLIHASFDLDDVYQKTKKFFYQSGKVTAVIVFCDILAISVMKAVIDVGLTIPRDISIVGFDNINISSLLPIPLTTIDPNKKKMVETASELLLEAIRLDNIKAGNLSIEPTLTIRSSTILSV
- the tpx gene encoding thiol peroxidase: MERAQVVTLKGKPITLIGPELTVGDFAPDFQVVAQASLVDEEMKIMSLNDFAGKIKVISVTPSLDTPVCDLQIHNFNEEASTFPDDVAVINISMDLPFAIHRFCATSGIDKVIALSDYRFASFGTNWGVLIKELRLLTRALFIVDKENVIQYIEIVPDTTQAPDYERALNALKQLIHNE
- a CDS encoding fasciclin domain-containing protein; the encoded protein is MNGLTSMILSRKTFLLVSVVLLIAFMSGVASSADIVTVTSDKNIVDTAQGAGIFTTLLAAAQAAGLADILANTQNITVFAPNDAAFAALPAGFVDGLLKPENQDLLVQILSYHVVPFRVNARDLVNTLTLRTLFDNYPLYLRVGGEGTVNIMNGAPGSCEVKGIVADKNMIEATNGNIYVIDTVLTPWKACSVDLLN
- a CDS encoding efflux RND transporter periplasmic adaptor subunit, whose amino-acid sequence is MSKKGRKIIILLFILGVVFVAIWFLFLKNNVPSSQKENAVTYKTIPVEKGTISNSISVVGTVESLTRAEVKSEIGEKVTQIFVKSGDLVTKNKPLFQLDTRELEISRQKIESQLLSAQAELDKLLQQPSEVDLQQAEANYQEALIALENAQRTLERHRELFISGGLSQEQLEQSEDQVILKKQAVNVSKAKLDDLKEQPKKEDVEIRRAHITEIKASLESIKNQLETSLVKSPIAGTVIDMNVKVGDIIQTGSTTTTNITATIDDMSTMKVVVPINEIDVPRIKEGMKARVILDALPDNPFDGEVDSISFLGKITENVVTYDATVLIPNPDRIIRPEMTADVEITTQYKENATIIPLDALIEKEGKGFVLIANQEGEPIEREVKLGIRNDSQVEIIEGIEAGEQIALPLLANRRTPPVSMGGPFGGGGR
- a CDS encoding ABC transporter permease, whose amino-acid sequence is MNAYESLRTSISSLVSNKLRSFLTMLGIIIGVSAVVSMISLGTGVRTSIVDQIGSLGSNLLTVVGGTTRQRPGAPIMMRGMSNILKIEHFRDIQATSIPGVQSIIAESTLRKTVVYGRNNTSVSIVGTTANYPTVRNFSPSLGRFFSNYDYINLNNYAVIGDTVAIDLFGDINKAIGNRIRIGRVSFEVIGVMEKKSMGPQDLGNQIFVPLTTLQKRLTGSRYIQSITIQSDSSEDMDTISQSVEKFFLRKLGDIDRFTIMNQQDILDTINQVTGTITLFLGAITGISLLVGGIGIMNIMLVSVTERTREIGLRKAIGARPSDILFQFMVESSVLSCLGGVLGIIFGAIGARLIGNFTQWVTKVSLGSIVISFGVSLAVGLFFGILPARRASKLDPITALRYE